In Chitinophagales bacterium, one DNA window encodes the following:
- the mreC gene encoding rod shape-determining protein MreC — protein sequence MRNLFSFIYHYRAFFLFLLLEAIAVALMIRNNGYQRAAVLNISDEVVGRSYAVYTEVTGYLMLGEHNKELAMENARLRSNQAASFYTDSATLQFRRDTAGRQVYSYIPAEVIQISTNRINNYIIINKGRDQGITPRMAVISPSGVVGIVKNVSEHYASLYSLLHSQVTVSARVRREGSRGTIKWDGASPYFVNLEEIARQEQLHNGDTIFTSGVSRIFPDGIPIGTIERFALKEPGNFYDIRVRLTADFKKLDYVYVVNNLMGAEIDSLNNKTEDVK from the coding sequence CCTCTTCCTTTTGCTTGAAGCGATTGCTGTGGCATTGATGATACGCAATAATGGATATCAGCGTGCTGCTGTACTGAACATCAGCGATGAAGTGGTGGGCAGATCTTATGCAGTTTATACAGAGGTGACCGGCTACCTGATGCTGGGTGAACACAATAAAGAACTCGCTATGGAGAATGCCCGCCTGCGTTCCAATCAGGCCGCCTCCTTCTACACGGATTCCGCCACCTTGCAGTTCAGAAGAGATACTGCCGGCCGGCAGGTATATTCCTACATCCCCGCCGAAGTCATTCAGATCTCCACCAACCGTATCAATAATTACATCATCATCAACAAAGGCCGCGACCAGGGCATTACGCCCCGTATGGCCGTTATCAGCCCATCCGGTGTTGTGGGTATTGTAAAAAATGTATCAGAACACTACGCCAGTCTTTACTCTTTGCTTCATTCGCAGGTAACGGTAAGCGCCCGTGTGCGCAGGGAAGGCAGTCGCGGCACCATCAAATGGGACGGTGCCAGCCCCTATTTTGTCAACCTCGAAGAGATTGCCCGGCAGGAACAATTACACAATGGCGATACCATCTTCACCAGTGGTGTGTCGCGCATTTTTCCGGATGGTATACCCATCGGAACCATTGAGCGCTTCGCTTTAAAAGAACCTGGTAACTTCTATGATATCCGTGTACGGCTCACTGCTGATTTCAAGAAACTCGATTATGTGTATGTGGTGAATAACCTCATGGGCGCAGAGATCGATTCGCTGAACAACAAAACAGAAGATGTTAAGTAG
- the mreD gene encoding rod shape-determining protein MreD, translated as MLSSITGYIIRFALLAFAQVMILNNVHLHGLFNPYIYPLFILLLPIEMPALLVLITGFAAGLVIDLYSNSLGMHAAATTVVAFLRPYMINLLRPAAGYQPEDKPTIASMGFLWFIVYAAVLVFMHHLVFFMLETLSFSQFLFVLSKIAVSTVVSLALMITLQYLFYKRRKRAAL; from the coding sequence ATGTTAAGTAGCATTACCGGTTATATTATCCGCTTCGCGCTGCTGGCCTTTGCACAGGTGATGATACTGAATAATGTGCACCTGCATGGCTTGTTCAATCCATACATCTATCCGCTGTTCATACTGCTGCTGCCCATCGAAATGCCGGCCCTGCTGGTGCTTATCACAGGATTTGCTGCAGGACTGGTGATTGACCTCTATTCCAACTCACTCGGTATGCATGCCGCCGCTACTACCGTGGTGGCTTTTCTGCGGCCCTACATGATCAACCTGTTACGGCCGGCTGCAGGCTATCAGCCGGAAGACAAACCGACTATTGCTTCCATGGGTTTCTTATGGTTCATCGTGTATGCCGCCGTGCTGGTCTTCATGCATCACCTCGTTTTTTTCATGCTCGAGACACTGAGCTTCAGCCAGTTCTTATTCGTGTTATCTAAAATTGCCGTGAGCACCGTCGTGTCACTGGCGCTGATGATCACTTTGCAATATCTTTTTTACAAGCGGAGGAAACGGGCAGCACTATAA